In Synechococcus sp. A18-25c, a single window of DNA contains:
- a CDS encoding NifU family protein: MSTETMPLTSENVEKVLDELRPFLMADGGNVEVVEIDGPVVKVRLQGACGSCPSSTMTLKMGIERKMREAIPEVSEVVQVL, translated from the coding sequence ATGAGCACCGAAACGATGCCTCTCACCAGCGAGAACGTGGAGAAGGTGCTCGATGAGCTGCGTCCATTCCTGATGGCCGATGGCGGCAATGTGGAGGTGGTGGAGATCGACGGTCCTGTGGTGAAAGTGCGCCTGCAGGGTGCCTGCGGCAGCTGCCCCAGCAGCACGATGACGCTGAAGATGGGCATCGAGCGCAAAATGCGTGAAGCGATCCCCGAAGTGAGTGAAGTGGTGCAGGTGCTTTGA
- a CDS encoding gamma-glutamylcyclotransferase: protein MDRLFVYGSLKAGGEAHHLLDGCTREADGLLSQARLIVQNGYPMLIPGTGSVHGQVYRIPPERWPGLHAWEGVPTDYACGRRQLDDGRWVWVYQQPNH from the coding sequence CTGGACCGACTCTTTGTCTATGGAAGCCTCAAAGCGGGAGGTGAAGCGCATCACCTGCTCGATGGCTGCACAAGAGAAGCCGACGGATTGCTGAGCCAGGCCAGGTTGATCGTCCAGAACGGTTACCCAATGCTCATCCCTGGCACTGGATCAGTGCATGGCCAGGTGTATCGGATCCCACCAGAGCGATGGCCGGGCTTGCACGCCTGGGAAGGAGTCCCCACCGACTACGCCTGTGGGCGCCGCCAGTTGGACGACGGTCGCTGGGTGTGGGTGTATCAGCAGCCCAATCATTAA
- a CDS encoding aminotransferase class V-fold PLP-dependent enzyme: protein MRDLCPALANKTYFNYGGQGPLPTPSLDAITASWTRIQELGPFTAEIWPYISKEVNSTRGQLARICGVPPHRLALSENVTTGCVLPLWGLPLKQGDQILISDCEHPGVVSACHEFARRLQLTIATLPVKHLRGGRDGQQQTDEALLSGLEEHLSPKTRLVVLSHLLWNTGQVMPIRAVAERLEQHPAHPYLLVDAAQSVGQIPVSDAASAADIYAFTGHKWACGPEGLGGLALSERMLTEANPTIIGWRSLQDESRAIAGDPDPFHHDSRRFEVATSCVPLMTGLRRSLEVLDQEGSAEERLQRITSLSATLWNALDAIPGVTPVLDGPPPAGLVSFQISQGATQIDPAAVVQRLGADQLWIRDLADPSCLRACTHICTTVEELERLTNAVSKEATPC, encoded by the coding sequence TTGAGAGACCTCTGCCCTGCCCTGGCAAACAAGACCTACTTCAATTACGGCGGTCAAGGTCCTCTACCGACACCTTCGCTGGACGCGATCACAGCCAGCTGGACACGCATCCAGGAACTAGGACCCTTCACAGCAGAGATCTGGCCTTACATCAGCAAAGAGGTCAACAGCACGCGCGGCCAGCTCGCCCGAATCTGCGGGGTCCCGCCTCATCGACTGGCCCTCAGCGAAAACGTCACCACCGGATGCGTTTTGCCGCTCTGGGGATTGCCTCTCAAACAGGGTGATCAAATCCTGATCAGCGACTGTGAGCATCCAGGAGTGGTGAGCGCCTGCCATGAATTCGCCCGGCGTCTCCAACTCACGATCGCAACCCTGCCGGTGAAACATCTGCGCGGTGGTCGCGACGGGCAACAGCAAACCGATGAGGCCCTGCTCAGCGGCCTAGAGGAACACCTCAGCCCGAAGACTCGGCTGGTGGTGCTGTCTCATCTGCTCTGGAACACCGGGCAAGTGATGCCGATTCGAGCCGTGGCCGAACGACTGGAGCAACACCCTGCTCACCCCTACCTGCTGGTGGATGCCGCCCAGAGCGTGGGTCAGATTCCCGTGTCTGACGCCGCATCAGCCGCAGACATCTATGCCTTCACCGGTCACAAGTGGGCCTGCGGGCCTGAGGGTCTTGGCGGCTTGGCCCTGTCTGAGCGCATGCTGACCGAAGCCAACCCCACGATCATTGGCTGGCGCAGCCTTCAAGACGAGAGCCGCGCCATTGCCGGTGACCCGGATCCGTTCCATCACGACAGCCGCCGTTTTGAGGTGGCCACCAGCTGCGTTCCCCTGATGACCGGGCTGCGCCGTTCCCTGGAGGTGCTCGATCAAGAGGGATCTGCTGAGGAGCGCCTGCAACGCATCACGTCGCTCAGCGCCACGCTCTGGAACGCGCTCGATGCCATCCCAGGGGTGACACCGGTCCTGGATGGACCACCGCCCGCTGGCCTGGTGAGCTTTCAGATCAGCCAGGGAGCAACTCAGATCGATCCCGCCGCGGTAGTGCAACGCCTCGGCGCAGATCAGCTGTGGATTCGCGATCTGGCGGATCCCTCCTGCTTACGCGCCTGCACGCACATCTGCACCACGGTCGAAGAGCTCGAACGTCTCACCAACGCTGTGAGCAAGGAAGCCACCCCCTGCTGA
- a CDS encoding UDP-N-acetylmuramoyl-L-alanyl-D-glutamate--2,6-diaminopimelate ligase, producing MTQTLHSLLKTAALPVPEGFPNPGIEAITCDSRSVGSGCLFVGLPGERVDGGQFWRKALEAGAAAALIGAEAAESHPPTSEDPVLVLPAPVAHWAGELAAAFWQQPSSRLHLIGVTGTNGKTTTTHLIEHLSAECGRPAALFGTLVNRWPGHSITSTHTTAVADRLQAQLAEALAGGTQVAAMEVSSHALDQRRVAGCRFAGAVFTNLTQDHLDYHASMEDYFDAKARLFAEPFLVGEGPAAVVNVDDPWGHRLAERLGERAWRCSLEQEADLFMRDLKMTSAGVQGLLITPKGDARFHSPLVGRFNLMNAMQALGALLQQGLPLSLLLQALPKFRGVPGRMERVLPAAPTAEQRPSVLVDYAHTPDGLRSALEACRPFAERRLICVFGCGGDRDRGKRPQMAAIAAELADVVVVTSDNPRTEDPQQILMDVVQGLPLDADRVVEVDRAVAIAQAIAASGPGDLVLIAGKGHEDYQILGTEKVHFDDREEAEKALRCWG from the coding sequence GTGACGCAGACGCTTCATTCCCTTCTCAAAACGGCTGCTCTACCGGTGCCGGAAGGCTTCCCAAACCCGGGGATTGAGGCGATCACTTGCGATTCCCGCAGTGTCGGTTCCGGTTGTCTGTTTGTGGGACTTCCCGGTGAGCGGGTGGATGGTGGTCAGTTCTGGCGCAAGGCATTGGAGGCCGGTGCGGCGGCAGCGTTGATCGGCGCCGAGGCCGCCGAATCCCATCCGCCCACCAGTGAGGATCCGGTGTTGGTGCTTCCGGCCCCTGTTGCTCATTGGGCTGGTGAGTTGGCCGCGGCGTTCTGGCAACAACCCTCATCGCGGTTGCATCTCATTGGTGTGACCGGCACCAACGGCAAAACCACCACAACGCACCTAATCGAGCACCTCAGTGCGGAGTGCGGTCGACCCGCTGCACTCTTCGGCACCTTGGTGAATCGCTGGCCTGGCCACAGCATCACCTCCACTCACACCACGGCAGTAGCGGATCGGCTGCAGGCGCAGTTGGCGGAAGCTCTCGCTGGAGGAACTCAGGTGGCGGCCATGGAGGTGAGCTCCCACGCCCTGGATCAGCGACGGGTGGCGGGATGCCGGTTTGCCGGCGCGGTGTTCACCAATCTCACCCAGGACCACCTCGACTATCACGCGTCGATGGAGGACTACTTCGACGCCAAAGCGCGTCTGTTCGCGGAGCCCTTTCTGGTGGGGGAAGGTCCAGCTGCCGTGGTGAATGTGGATGATCCCTGGGGACATCGACTGGCGGAACGGTTGGGCGAACGCGCATGGCGTTGCAGCCTTGAGCAGGAGGCTGATCTGTTCATGCGCGACCTGAAGATGACCTCCGCGGGGGTGCAGGGCTTGTTGATCACCCCCAAGGGAGACGCGCGGTTCCATTCCCCGTTAGTGGGACGTTTCAACCTGATGAATGCGATGCAGGCCCTGGGCGCGCTGCTTCAGCAGGGGTTGCCACTCTCGCTGCTCCTCCAGGCCTTGCCCAAGTTCCGCGGGGTTCCAGGTCGTATGGAGCGCGTGTTGCCCGCAGCCCCCACAGCCGAGCAACGACCCTCTGTGCTGGTGGATTACGCCCACACGCCCGATGGCTTGCGCAGCGCTCTTGAGGCCTGCCGCCCCTTTGCCGAACGACGCTTGATCTGTGTGTTCGGATGCGGAGGCGATCGCGACCGGGGCAAACGACCTCAAATGGCAGCGATCGCAGCGGAGTTGGCCGATGTAGTGGTGGTGACCTCGGACAATCCTCGGACAGAGGATCCGCAACAGATCCTCATGGATGTGGTGCAGGGTCTGCCGTTGGATGCTGATCGCGTGGTGGAAGTTGATCGCGCCGTGGCGATTGCCCAGGCGATCGCGGCATCAGGACCTGGCGATCTGGTGTTGATTGCCGGGAAGGGGCACGAGGATTATCAGATCCTGGGCACCGAAAAGGTGCATTTTGACGATCGAGAAGAGGCGGAAAAAGCCCTTCGCTGCTGGGGCTGA
- a CDS encoding glutaredoxin family protein produces MQLTLFSRQGCCLCEGLEQRLRQLDLSQLRPPLQLTVIDIDAPGVEPELRARYDLEVPVLHLQDVPLPRVSPRLSAEGLFGWLQRLSPTSAGSN; encoded by the coding sequence TTGCAGCTCACCTTGTTCAGTCGCCAGGGTTGCTGCCTCTGTGAGGGCTTGGAGCAGCGTCTGCGGCAGCTGGATCTCAGCCAGTTGCGCCCTCCTCTCCAGCTCACGGTGATCGACATCGACGCCCCAGGCGTCGAACCTGAACTGCGCGCTCGCTACGACCTGGAGGTGCCAGTTCTGCACCTCCAGGACGTTCCTTTACCGCGGGTCTCGCCGCGGCTCAGTGCAGAGGGACTGTTTGGTTGGTTGCAACGGCTATCTCCCACCAGCGCAGGATCGAACTAG
- the yidD gene encoding membrane protein insertion efficiency factor YidD has product MRESNTLSGDKSHSLAQSLNQALAQLMLALIGFYRRWISPLLGPRCRFIPTCSAYGVEAIQRHGPWRGGWLTLRRISRCHPFTPCGCDPVPD; this is encoded by the coding sequence ATGCGCGAATCAAACACTCTATCCGGCGACAAATCACACTCCTTGGCGCAATCCCTCAACCAGGCGCTGGCGCAATTGATGTTGGCGCTCATCGGCTTTTATCGCCGCTGGATCTCGCCGTTGCTGGGTCCCCGCTGTCGGTTCATTCCCACGTGCAGCGCCTACGGAGTGGAAGCGATTCAGCGACACGGTCCATGGCGTGGTGGCTGGCTCACCCTGCGCCGGATCAGCCGGTGCCATCCCTTCACCCCTTGCGGCTGTGACCCCGTCCCCGACTGA
- the rpsD gene encoding 30S ribosomal protein S4 yields the protein MSRYRGPRLRITRRLGDLPGLTRKAAKRSYPPGQHGQARRKRSEYAIRLEEKQKLRFNYGVSERQLVRYVKKARAQDGSTGTNLLKLLENRLDNVCFRLGFGPTVPGARQLVNHGHVTVNGRVTDIASYQCKAGDVIAIRERKGSKKLAEGNLEFPGLANVPPHLELDKSKLSAKVVSKCEREWVALEINELLVVEYYSRKV from the coding sequence ATGTCTCGTTACCGCGGCCCTCGCCTGAGGATCACGCGGCGCTTGGGAGACCTCCCCGGTCTCACCCGGAAGGCCGCCAAACGGTCCTATCCCCCCGGTCAGCACGGCCAAGCCCGTCGCAAGCGCTCTGAATATGCGATCCGTCTCGAAGAGAAGCAGAAGCTTCGCTTTAACTACGGCGTGTCTGAACGCCAACTCGTGCGCTACGTGAAGAAAGCGCGCGCCCAGGACGGTTCCACCGGAACCAACCTGCTCAAGCTGCTCGAGAACCGTCTCGACAACGTCTGCTTCCGTCTCGGTTTCGGGCCGACCGTGCCTGGCGCCCGCCAGCTGGTGAACCACGGACACGTCACCGTGAACGGCCGCGTGACTGACATCGCCAGCTATCAATGCAAGGCCGGTGATGTGATCGCGATCCGCGAACGCAAAGGCAGCAAGAAGCTGGCTGAGGGCAACCTCGAATTCCCCGGTTTGGCCAACGTGCCTCCGCACCTGGAGCTCGACAAGTCGAAGCTCAGCGCCAAGGTCGTGAGCAAGTGCGAACGCGAATGGGTCGCACTGGAAATCAACGAACTGCTGGTGGTGGAGTACTACTCCCGCAAGGTCTGA
- a CDS encoding PLP-dependent aspartate aminotransferase family protein, whose translation MQRPAKAPADSTRAIHHGESFAGGTGTVMPPIYATSTFAHGNSEGFDYTRSGNPNFRILEGVLASVEHCEHATVFGSGVSAITAIASGLRQGDLVLCEENLYGCTVRLFEQVFAKFGVRTQWVDFTAPSAVDAIASSQPAMVWLESPTNPLLKVIDLKAVCAAAKAANVPVVVDNTFATALVQRPLELGATLSLTSTTKYINGHSDALGGAVCMDDSNWHQKMVFAQKALGLQPSPFDCWLITRGIKTLPLRLKQQLANAATLADHLANHPRVSWVRYPHRSDHPQQDVALQQMRGGGAMVTVGIDANRDQAYAVCKALRWFTMAESLGGVESLICHPATMTHAAVAAEVKQKLGISDGLIRLSVGCEDVSDLINDLDQALNQLR comes from the coding sequence TTGCAGCGTCCAGCAAAAGCACCGGCCGACAGCACCCGAGCCATCCATCACGGCGAGAGCTTTGCAGGGGGCACGGGCACGGTGATGCCCCCGATCTACGCCACCTCCACCTTTGCCCACGGCAACTCCGAGGGTTTCGACTACACCCGCTCCGGCAACCCCAACTTCCGGATCCTGGAGGGTGTCCTGGCGTCTGTGGAGCACTGTGAACACGCCACGGTGTTCGGCTCCGGCGTGAGCGCGATTACCGCCATTGCCTCAGGACTGCGTCAGGGCGATCTGGTTCTGTGCGAAGAAAATCTCTACGGCTGCACCGTCCGTTTGTTCGAGCAGGTGTTCGCCAAGTTCGGCGTGCGCACGCAATGGGTGGACTTCACCGCGCCTTCTGCGGTTGATGCGATTGCTTCGAGCCAGCCAGCCATGGTCTGGTTGGAAAGCCCCACCAATCCCCTGCTGAAGGTGATTGATCTGAAGGCGGTGTGTGCCGCAGCCAAGGCCGCCAATGTTCCCGTTGTGGTGGACAACACCTTTGCCACAGCCCTCGTGCAACGACCGCTCGAACTGGGAGCCACCCTGTCACTCACCAGCACCACCAAATACATCAACGGCCATTCCGATGCCCTGGGTGGGGCAGTGTGCATGGACGATTCCAACTGGCACCAGAAGATGGTGTTCGCGCAGAAGGCCCTGGGCTTGCAGCCCTCACCCTTCGACTGCTGGTTGATCACCCGCGGCATCAAAACCCTGCCCCTGCGTCTGAAACAGCAGCTGGCCAACGCGGCAACGCTGGCGGATCACCTGGCGAATCACCCCCGGGTGAGCTGGGTGCGTTACCCCCACCGTTCAGACCATCCCCAGCAGGACGTTGCTCTTCAGCAGATGCGCGGTGGGGGAGCCATGGTCACGGTTGGCATTGATGCCAACCGTGACCAGGCCTATGCGGTCTGCAAGGCACTGCGCTGGTTCACGATGGCTGAAAGCCTCGGTGGCGTGGAGAGCCTGATCTGCCATCCCGCCACCATGACCCACGCCGCCGTTGCCGCCGAGGTGAAGCAAAAACTGGGCATCAGCGATGGCCTGATCCGGCTGTCCGTGGGGTGTGAGGATGTTTCGGATTTGATCAACGATCTCGACCAGGCGTTGAACCAGCTGCGATGA
- a CDS encoding PLP-dependent transferase translates to MSARDLRRDPCWQAGDLGHPLPDSPHAVSVALPTWRDVIAYEENDPNCRGALRTVYPRFGLHPLVAALASQALQQTNTSFPQGSSSWPYPNRAAATAAQMHCRRQRSNGTTHLETIHGLTCLVADAICTPAAKAFWQHTGLGASSRLAAVALGHDTAPDPEDGASARCSVVRRLAAIYDCEPEAISLHPSGMAALHRALELVCDADPTRPVLQIGFPYVDVLKLPQMVFAGAELLLDDRAASVQSALDSLRPAAVVVEVPSNPLLRCIDLAVIAKLAHQRNIPVIADDTIGSGLNVDALPHVDLVFSSLTKSFAGRGDVLAGSLVLSPHSRWHAQLIDAARQRPPLAPLADGDATVLEQGSRDVADRIPRLNANTLLLAARLRQHPAVARVFHPADCENFRQLQRPGGGHGCLLSFELKGGSEQAQRVYDALAVCKGPSLGTAFTLVCPYVLLAHYKELPWAARCGVPSHLLRVSVGLEEPEELWRRFQQALEA, encoded by the coding sequence ATGAGTGCTCGCGATTTACGGCGCGATCCCTGCTGGCAGGCCGGCGATTTGGGCCATCCGCTGCCCGATTCCCCACACGCCGTCTCGGTGGCCCTACCCACCTGGCGTGATGTGATCGCTTACGAGGAGAACGATCCGAACTGCCGCGGCGCCCTGCGAACGGTCTACCCACGCTTCGGTTTGCATCCACTGGTGGCCGCACTGGCCAGCCAAGCGCTGCAGCAGACCAACACATCCTTCCCCCAGGGTTCGAGCAGCTGGCCTTATCCCAACCGAGCTGCAGCAACCGCGGCTCAGATGCACTGCCGGCGGCAACGATCCAACGGAACTACGCATCTCGAAACCATCCATGGACTGACCTGCCTGGTCGCCGATGCCATTTGCACACCAGCAGCCAAAGCCTTCTGGCAGCACACAGGGCTCGGTGCTTCCTCAAGGCTTGCCGCTGTGGCCCTCGGACATGACACCGCTCCAGATCCCGAGGACGGTGCATCAGCACGGTGCAGCGTGGTTCGGCGTCTGGCCGCGATCTACGACTGTGAACCCGAGGCGATCAGCCTGCATCCCTCGGGAATGGCCGCCCTGCACCGGGCGCTTGAACTGGTGTGTGATGCCGACCCAACACGGCCGGTGCTGCAGATCGGGTTCCCTTACGTCGATGTGCTGAAACTGCCGCAGATGGTCTTCGCTGGAGCTGAGCTCCTGCTGGATGACCGTGCAGCCAGCGTGCAATCCGCGCTCGACTCCCTGCGACCTGCTGCAGTGGTGGTGGAAGTACCCAGCAATCCCCTGCTGCGCTGTATCGACCTTGCCGTCATCGCCAAGCTCGCGCATCAACGCAACATTCCTGTGATCGCCGACGACACCATTGGCTCCGGCCTGAATGTCGATGCCTTGCCGCACGTCGACCTGGTGTTTAGTTCCCTCACCAAAAGTTTTGCCGGTCGAGGTGATGTACTCGCAGGCAGCCTTGTCTTAAGCCCCCACTCCCGTTGGCACGCACAGCTCATCGACGCGGCACGACAACGCCCGCCCCTGGCCCCACTGGCCGACGGCGATGCCACAGTCTTGGAGCAAGGAAGCCGTGATGTCGCCGATCGCATCCCCCGTTTGAATGCCAACACCCTGTTGTTGGCTGCACGTCTCCGTCAGCACCCTGCTGTGGCGCGGGTGTTTCATCCTGCTGACTGTGAGAACTTTCGGCAGCTCCAACGACCGGGCGGAGGCCATGGTTGCTTGCTTTCCTTTGAACTGAAGGGCGGCAGCGAACAAGCCCAACGGGTGTATGACGCCCTCGCGGTTTGCAAAGGTCCCAGCCTTGGCACCGCTTTCACGCTGGTGTGCCCCTATGTGCTTCTTGCCCACTACAAGGAGCTGCCCTGGGCAGCCCGTTGTGGTGTGCCATCCCATCTCCTGAGAGTGTCGGTGGGTCTTGAGGAACCCGAGGAACTCTGGCGGCGCTTTCAACAAGCCCTGGAGGCTTAG
- the cysK gene encoding cysteine synthase A, with protein sequence MPRVYADNSQAIGNTPLVRLNHVTKGCKATVLAKVEGRNPAYSVKCRIGANMIWDAEKRGELTEGKVIVEPTSGNTGIALAFTAAARGYKLVLTMPESMSIERRRVMAVLGAEIVLTEAAKGMPGAIAKAKEIAATDPGKYFMPGQFDNPANPEIHEKTTGPEIWNDCDGAIDVLVAGVGTGGTITGVSRYIKNEAGKAIESVAVEPTHSPVITQTMNGEEVKPGPHKIQGIGAGFIPKNLDLSVVDKVEQVTNDESVAMAQRLAKEEGLLVGISCGAAAAAAIRLAQQDAYAGKTIVVVLPDLAERYLSSVMFADVPTGIIEQPVAV encoded by the coding sequence ATGCCTCGCGTTTACGCCGATAACAGCCAGGCCATTGGCAACACCCCCCTGGTTCGCCTCAACCATGTCACCAAGGGCTGCAAAGCCACCGTTCTCGCCAAGGTCGAAGGTCGCAACCCTGCTTACAGCGTGAAGTGCCGGATCGGCGCAAACATGATCTGGGATGCCGAGAAGCGTGGCGAGCTCACCGAAGGCAAGGTGATTGTCGAGCCCACCTCCGGCAACACCGGCATTGCCCTGGCCTTCACCGCAGCAGCCCGCGGTTACAAACTCGTGCTCACCATGCCCGAGTCAATGTCGATCGAACGTCGCCGTGTGATGGCCGTTCTTGGTGCTGAAATCGTGCTCACCGAAGCGGCCAAGGGCATGCCCGGCGCGATTGCGAAGGCCAAGGAGATCGCTGCCACCGATCCTGGCAAGTACTTCATGCCTGGGCAGTTCGACAACCCGGCCAACCCCGAAATTCACGAGAAGACCACCGGTCCTGAGATCTGGAACGACTGCGATGGCGCCATTGACGTGCTCGTCGCTGGTGTTGGAACCGGTGGAACCATCACCGGTGTGTCGCGCTACATCAAGAATGAAGCCGGCAAGGCAATTGAATCCGTCGCCGTGGAACCCACCCACAGTCCGGTGATCACCCAGACCATGAACGGCGAGGAGGTGAAGCCTGGCCCCCACAAGATTCAGGGCATTGGCGCTGGCTTCATTCCCAAGAATCTTGACCTCTCCGTGGTCGACAAGGTGGAGCAGGTGACGAACGACGAATCCGTCGCGATGGCTCAGCGCCTGGCCAAAGAAGAAGGGCTTCTGGTGGGCATCTCCTGCGGTGCTGCAGCCGCAGCCGCCATTCGCCTGGCCCAACAGGACGCTTACGCCGGTAAGACCATCGTCGTGGTGCTGCCCGACCTGGCGGAGCGCTATCTCTCCTCGGTGATGTTTGCCGATGTGCCCACCGGCATCATCGAGCAGCCCGTCGCAGTCTGA
- a CDS encoding DUF1345 domain-containing protein, whose protein sequence is MRRSLTIGTILTLVFYVPFTGKEALSIGMLSALVVDVVLFFKTAWSMDYEQTKALFDHERLRPGLLIKSTVAINFLGLGVMSLCVSDLGSKQPVLPEDLRIFIYFVSILLIWICLHHGYAMHYAKIFFHVNADRDDAENAESATKVFSFPDDKRPVLFDFLYVAYAIGVTFGMTDVGAQSTEIRKVVLVQAMLAFLFATTAISAIASLFTA, encoded by the coding sequence TTGCGTCGCAGCCTGACTATCGGCACGATTTTGACGTTGGTGTTCTATGTCCCGTTCACGGGTAAGGAAGCGCTGTCCATCGGCATGTTGTCAGCCTTGGTGGTGGATGTGGTGCTCTTCTTTAAAACTGCATGGTCAATGGATTATGAGCAGACCAAGGCACTGTTTGATCATGAACGATTGCGTCCCGGTCTTTTGATTAAAAGCACGGTGGCGATCAATTTTCTTGGCCTGGGTGTGATGAGCCTTTGCGTCAGTGATCTGGGCTCCAAACAGCCAGTGCTGCCAGAGGATCTGCGTATTTTTATTTATTTTGTTTCGATCTTGCTGATTTGGATCTGCTTGCATCATGGTTATGCCATGCATTACGCCAAGATTTTCTTTCATGTGAATGCTGATAGGGATGATGCAGAGAATGCTGAATCAGCCACAAAAGTGTTTTCTTTTCCGGATGATAAGCGTCCAGTTTTGTTTGATTTTCTGTATGTCGCCTATGCCATTGGGGTGACCTTTGGGATGACCGACGTTGGTGCGCAATCAACCGAGATTCGGAAGGTCGTCCTGGTGCAGGCGATGCTGGCATTTCTCTTCGCAACAACGGCAATTTCAGCGATTGCCAGTCTGTTTACTGCCTGA
- the queA gene encoding tRNA preQ1(34) S-adenosylmethionine ribosyltransferase-isomerase QueA, translated as MADPRDLQLSSYDYHLPEERIAQSPVEPRHGARLLCVPELEASLERTRHQQVWDWQEQLHDGDLLVVNDTRVLRARLRVRRSGGGLAELLVLEPQGEGRWLCLARPGKKLKPGDQVWLEALEQEPIPLQVLATDGSSGGRIIQFPQGYADAVALEGLLERYGEVPLPPYITRHDDSDQERYQTRYASRPGAVAAPTAGLHLSDELLQAIKDRGVQMATVTLHVGLGTFRPVETEDLRDLSLHSEWVEVTSDLVAQVEACRRRGGRVIAVGTTSVRALEGAAAASGGTLQPLKGPVDLVIQPGFRFAVVQGLLTNFHLPKSSLLLLVSALIGRQRLLDLYQVAIDEAYRFYSYGDAMWIAPEAVLPEARCGSSAFGSDPQATPLQSDDHT; from the coding sequence GTGGCTGACCCTCGGGATCTCCAGCTCAGCTCCTACGACTACCACTTGCCTGAGGAGCGCATCGCACAGTCGCCAGTGGAGCCTCGCCATGGCGCGAGGTTGTTGTGCGTGCCGGAACTGGAGGCATCGCTCGAGCGGACGCGGCACCAACAGGTGTGGGATTGGCAAGAGCAGCTTCACGACGGCGATCTGCTCGTGGTGAATGACACGCGTGTGCTGCGAGCACGGCTTCGGGTACGCCGATCAGGGGGTGGTCTTGCGGAATTGCTGGTGCTGGAACCACAGGGTGAGGGGCGCTGGCTTTGTCTGGCGCGACCAGGCAAGAAGCTGAAGCCTGGTGACCAGGTGTGGCTCGAGGCCCTGGAGCAGGAGCCCATCCCCTTGCAGGTTCTGGCCACCGATGGATCCAGTGGTGGTCGCATCATCCAGTTCCCCCAGGGTTATGCCGATGCGGTCGCGCTTGAGGGCCTGCTGGAGCGCTATGGCGAGGTGCCGCTGCCGCCTTACATCACCCGTCATGACGACTCTGACCAGGAGCGCTACCAGACGCGCTATGCCTCTCGCCCGGGTGCGGTGGCGGCTCCTACGGCCGGTTTACATCTCAGCGATGAGTTGCTGCAGGCAATCAAGGACCGGGGCGTGCAGATGGCAACCGTCACCCTGCATGTGGGGCTGGGCACCTTCCGCCCGGTGGAAACGGAGGATCTTCGTGACCTCAGCCTCCACAGCGAGTGGGTGGAGGTCACTTCAGATCTGGTGGCTCAGGTGGAGGCCTGCCGCCGTCGGGGAGGCCGTGTGATTGCCGTGGGAACCACCAGCGTGAGGGCCCTCGAAGGCGCTGCGGCAGCATCAGGAGGAACGCTGCAACCCTTGAAAGGGCCGGTGGATTTGGTGATTCAGCCTGGTTTCCGCTTTGCGGTGGTGCAGGGGTTGTTAACCAATTTCCATCTGCCCAAGAGTTCTTTGCTGCTGTTGGTCAGTGCATTGATCGGGCGTCAACGACTGCTGGATCTCTATCAGGTCGCCATTGACGAGGCCTATCGCTTCTATTCCTACGGTGATGCGATGTGGATTGCTCCAGAAGCGGTGCTCCCTGAGGCTCGATGTGGCTCCAGTGCTTTCGGTTCAGATCCCCAAGCGACACCACTGCAATCAGACGACCACACTTAA